In Vulpes lagopus strain Blue_001 unplaced genomic scaffold, ASM1834538v1 ctg48, whole genome shotgun sequence, one genomic interval encodes:
- the WFS1 gene encoding wolframin isoform X5 translates to MAPKAVGPGSWGPASQRPPWEADCSVPCVPGPFGERSRTCGRTAPRKTRKGPVKADVEAPFGDVLERAKAGDAKAQTEVGKHYLLLAGAGDEELNNCTAVDWLILAAKQGRREAVKLLRRCLTDRKGITFENEQEVKQLSSETDLERAVRKAALVMYWKLNPKKKKQVAVSELLENVGQVNEQEGAAQPGPVPKSLQKQRRVLERLVSSESKSHIAPDDFVEITKKYAKGIIPANLFLQDDDDDELAGKGPEDLPLRLKMVKYPLHAVMEIKEYLIDVASRAGMHWLSSIVPTQHINALIFFFIISNLTIDFFAFFIPLVVFYLSFVSMVICTLKVFQDSRAWESFRTLTGLLLRFEPNLDVEQAEVNFGWNHLEPYVHFLLSVFFVIFSFPIASKDCIPCSELAVVSIFFTATSYVSLSSSAEPYTRRALVTEVAAGLLSLLPTLPCGWQHLKLLGQTFVTVPLGHLVVLNVSVPCLLYMYLLYLFFRMAQLRGFKGTYCYLVPYLVCFMWCELSVVILLESTGLGLARATVGYFLFLFALPVLVAGLVLVGVLQLARWFLSLELTKVAVTALLCSVPLLFRWWSKASFSPVAMVKSLTRSSVVKLILVWITAIVLFCWLYVYRSEGMKVYNSTLTWQQYGFLCGPRAWKETNMARTQILCSHLEGHRVTWTGRFKYVRVTEIDNSAEAAINMLPLFVGDWMRCLYGEAYPSCSPGNASTAAEELCRLKLLAKHPCHIRKFDRYKFEITVGMPYSGANGSRGPEEDDVTKDIVLRASGEFKDVLLGLRHGSLIEFSTVLEGRLGSKWPVFELKAIRCLNCMAQLSPARRHVKIEHDWRSTVHGAVKFAFDFFFFPFLSAV, encoded by the exons ATGGCCCCTAAGGCTGTGGGGCCAGGCTCCTGGGGCCCTGCAAGTCAGAGGCCGCCTTGGGAGGCAGACTGCAGCGTGCCCTGCGTGCCGGGACCCTTCGGGGAGCGCAGCCGGACCTGCGGGAGAACAGCCCCAAGGAAAACGCGCAAGG GGCCTGTGAAGGCAGATGTGGAGGCGCCCTTTGGAGACGTGCTGGAGAGGGCCAAGGCGGGGGACGCCAAGGCGCAGACGGAG GTGGGGAAGCACTACCTGCTCCTGGCGGGCGCCGGGGACGAGGAGCTGAACAACTGCACAGCCGTCGACTGGCTCATCCTCGCCGCCAAGCAGGGCCGGCGGGAGGCTGTAAAGCTCTTGCGCCGGTGCCTGACCGACAGGAAAG GCATCACTTTTGAGAACGAGCAGGAGGTGAAGCAGCTCTCCTCCGAGACCGACCTGGAGCGGGCGGTGCGCAAGGCGGCCTTGGTCATGTACTGGAAGCTCAATCccaagaagaagaagcaggtggCCGTGTCCGAGCTGCTGGAGAACGTGGGTCAGGTCAACGAGCAGG AGGGAGCGGCACAGCCGGGCCCCGTCCCCAAGTCCCTCCAGAAGCAGAGGCGGGTGCTGGAGCGCTTGGTCAGCAGCGAAT CCAAGAGCCACATAGCGCCGGACGACTTCGTGGAGATCACCAAGAAGTATGCCAAGGGCATCATCCCCGCCAACCTGTTCCTGCAGGACGACGACGATGACGAGCTGGCGGGCAAGGGCCCCGAGGACCTGCCCCTGCGTCTGAAG ATGGTCAAGTACCCATTGCACGCTGTCATGGAGATCAAGGAGTACCTGATCGACGTGGCCTCGCGGGCGGGCATGCACTGGCTGTCCAGCATCGTGCCCACCCAGCACATCAACGCCCtcatcttcttcttcatcatcagCAACCTGACCATTGACTTCTTCGCCTTCTTCATCCCGCTGGTCGTCTTCTACCTGTCGTTCGTCTCCATGGTGATCTGCACCCTCAAGGTGTTCCAGGACAGCAGGGCGTGGGAGAGCTTCCGCACCCTCACGGGCCTGCTCCTGCGCTTCGAGCCCAACCTGGACGTGGAGCAGGCCGAGGTCAACTTCGGCTGGAACCACCTGGAGCCCTACGTGCACTTCCTGCTATCCGTCTTCTTCGTCATCTTCTCCTTCCCCATCGCCAGCAAGGACTGCATCCCCTGCTCCGAGCTGGCTGTCGTGTCCATCTTCTTCACTGCCACCAGCTATGTGAGCCTGAGCTCGTCCGCCGAGCCCTACACCCGGAGGGCCCTGGTGACCGAGGTGGCCGCCGGCCTGctgtccctcctgcccaccctgccctgcgGCTGGCAGCACCTGAAGCTCCTGGGCCAGACCTTCGTCACCGTGCCCCTGGGCCACTTGGTCGTCCTGAACGTCAGCGTCCCCTGCCTGCTGTACATGTACCTCCTGTACCTCTTCTTCCGCATGGCGCAGCTGCGGGGCTTCAAGGGCACCTACTGCTACCTGGTGCCCTACCTGGTCTGCTTCATGTGGTGTGAGCTGTCCGTGGTCATCCTGCTCGAGTCCACCGGCCTGGGGCTCGCCCGAGCCACCGTGGGCTACTTCCTCTTCCTGTTCGCGCTCCCCGTCCTGGTGGCCGGCCTGGTGCTCGTGGGCGTGCTGCAGCTTGCCCGCTGGTTCCTGTCGCTGGAGCTCACCAAGGTGGCCGTCACCGCGCTGCTGTGCAGCGTCCCCCTGCTGTTCCGCTGGTGGAGCAAGGCCAGCTTCTCGCCGGTGGCCATGGTCAAGTCCCTGACGCGGAGCTCCGTCGTCAAGCTCATCCTGGTGTGGATCACGGCCATCGTGCTCTTCTGCTGGCTGTACGTGTACCGCTCGGAGGGCATGAAGGTCTACAACTCCACGCTCACCTGGCAGCAGTACGGCTTCCTGTGCGGGCCCCGGGCCTGGAAGGAGACCAACATGGCCCGCACCCAGATCCTGTGCAGCCACCTGGAGGGCCACAGGGTCACGTGGACGGGCCGCTTCAAGTACGTGCGGGTGACGGAGATCGACAACAGCGCCGAGGCGGCCATCAACATGCTCCCGCTCTTCGTGGGCGACTGGATGCGCTGCCTGTACGGCGAGGCCTACCCGTCCTGCAGCCCCGGCAACGCCTCCACGGCCGCGGAGGAGCTGTGCCGCCTGAAGCTCCTGGCCAAGCACCCCTGCCACATCCGCAAGTTCGACCGCTACAAGTTCGAGATCACGGTGGGCATGCCCTACAGCGGCGCCAACGGCTCCCGTGGCCCAGAGGAGGACGACGTCACCAAGGACATCGTGCTGCGGGCCAGCGGCGAGTTCAAGGACGTGCTGCTCGGCCTGCGCCACGGCAGCCTCATCGAGTTCAGCACCGTCCTCGAGGGCCGCCTGGGCAGCAAGTGGCCCGTCTTCGAGCTCAAGGCCATCCGCTGCCTCAACTGCATGGCGCAGCTGTCCCCCGCCCGGCGCCACGTGAAGATCGAGCATGACTGGCGCAGCACCGTGCACGGCGCCGTCAAGTTCGCCTTCGACTTCTTCTTCTTCCCGTTCCTGTCGGCCGTGTGA
- the WFS1 gene encoding wolframin isoform X3 codes for MLGARKGRTEQVTVFSAVSEASGPLRGSDPGLSATHASRLPSTKARAGNTLGFDLNVQASRDGSQDCRFHPCTAREHMPPLLPHLHVCTGRETQGPRCRPRAGMLSCQDAPPSAAGDQRSGGGDGMAGQGHPRDFLRRWCEPCSPGSCAGPWPPRWRMSCHSTDGSSDEALLGPVKADVEAPFGDVLERAKAGDAKAQTEVGKHYLLLAGAGDEELNNCTAVDWLILAAKQGRREAVKLLRRCLTDRKGITFENEQEVKQLSSETDLERAVRKAALVMYWKLNPKKKKQVAVSELLENVGQVNEQEGAAQPGPVPKSLQKQRRVLERLVSSESKSHIAPDDFVEITKKYAKGIIPANLFLQDDDDDELAGKGPEDLPLRLKMVKYPLHAVMEIKEYLIDVASRAGMHWLSSIVPTQHINALIFFFIISNLTIDFFAFFIPLVVFYLSFVSMVICTLKVFQDSRAWESFRTLTGLLLRFEPNLDVEQAEVNFGWNHLEPYVHFLLSVFFVIFSFPIASKDCIPCSELAVVSIFFTATSYVSLSSSAEPYTRRALVTEVAAGLLSLLPTLPCGWQHLKLLGQTFVTVPLGHLVVLNVSVPCLLYMYLLYLFFRMAQLRGFKGTYCYLVPYLVCFMWCELSVVILLESTGLGLARATVGYFLFLFALPVLVAGLVLVGVLQLARWFLSLELTKVAVTALLCSVPLLFRWWSKASFSPVAMVKSLTRSSVVKLILVWITAIVLFCWLYVYRSEGMKVYNSTLTWQQYGFLCGPRAWKETNMARTQILCSHLEGHRVTWTGRFKYVRVTEIDNSAEAAINMLPLFVGDWMRCLYGEAYPSCSPGNASTAAEELCRLKLLAKHPCHIRKFDRYKFEITVGMPYSGANGSRGPEEDDVTKDIVLRASGEFKDVLLGLRHGSLIEFSTVLEGRLGSKWPVFELKAIRCLNCMAQLSPARRHVKIEHDWRSTVHGAVKFAFDFFFFPFLSAV; via the exons ATGCTCGGAGCCAGGAAAGGGCGGACAGAGCAG GTCACCGTGTTCTCCGCTGTTTCCGAGGCCTCCGGGCCGCTGAGGGGTTCTGACCCCGGGCTCTCGGCCACACACGCCTCGCGGCTGCCGAGCACAAAAGCCAGGGCTGGAAACACACTTGGTTTCGATCTGAATGTGCAAGCGTCCCGGGACGGCAGTCAGGACTGCAGGTTTCAC ccCTGCACAGCCCGAGAGCACATGCCCCCGCTCCTTCCTCACCTGCATGTCTGCACGGGCAGGGAGACCCAG GGACCCCGgtgcaggcccagggcagggatgCTGAGCTGCCAGGATGCTCCCCCCAGTGCTGCTGGGGACCAGCGCAGCGGGGGCGGAGACGGTATGGCAG GCCAGGGGCACCCGAGGGACTTCCTACGACGCTGGTGCGAGCCCTGCTCCCCTGGTTCCTGTGCCGGGCCGTGGCCCCCTCGCTGGAGGATGTCCTGTCACAGCACAGATGGCAGCTCAGACGAGGCTCTTTTGG GGCCTGTGAAGGCAGATGTGGAGGCGCCCTTTGGAGACGTGCTGGAGAGGGCCAAGGCGGGGGACGCCAAGGCGCAGACGGAG GTGGGGAAGCACTACCTGCTCCTGGCGGGCGCCGGGGACGAGGAGCTGAACAACTGCACAGCCGTCGACTGGCTCATCCTCGCCGCCAAGCAGGGCCGGCGGGAGGCTGTAAAGCTCTTGCGCCGGTGCCTGACCGACAGGAAAG GCATCACTTTTGAGAACGAGCAGGAGGTGAAGCAGCTCTCCTCCGAGACCGACCTGGAGCGGGCGGTGCGCAAGGCGGCCTTGGTCATGTACTGGAAGCTCAATCccaagaagaagaagcaggtggCCGTGTCCGAGCTGCTGGAGAACGTGGGTCAGGTCAACGAGCAGG AGGGAGCGGCACAGCCGGGCCCCGTCCCCAAGTCCCTCCAGAAGCAGAGGCGGGTGCTGGAGCGCTTGGTCAGCAGCGAAT CCAAGAGCCACATAGCGCCGGACGACTTCGTGGAGATCACCAAGAAGTATGCCAAGGGCATCATCCCCGCCAACCTGTTCCTGCAGGACGACGACGATGACGAGCTGGCGGGCAAGGGCCCCGAGGACCTGCCCCTGCGTCTGAAG ATGGTCAAGTACCCATTGCACGCTGTCATGGAGATCAAGGAGTACCTGATCGACGTGGCCTCGCGGGCGGGCATGCACTGGCTGTCCAGCATCGTGCCCACCCAGCACATCAACGCCCtcatcttcttcttcatcatcagCAACCTGACCATTGACTTCTTCGCCTTCTTCATCCCGCTGGTCGTCTTCTACCTGTCGTTCGTCTCCATGGTGATCTGCACCCTCAAGGTGTTCCAGGACAGCAGGGCGTGGGAGAGCTTCCGCACCCTCACGGGCCTGCTCCTGCGCTTCGAGCCCAACCTGGACGTGGAGCAGGCCGAGGTCAACTTCGGCTGGAACCACCTGGAGCCCTACGTGCACTTCCTGCTATCCGTCTTCTTCGTCATCTTCTCCTTCCCCATCGCCAGCAAGGACTGCATCCCCTGCTCCGAGCTGGCTGTCGTGTCCATCTTCTTCACTGCCACCAGCTATGTGAGCCTGAGCTCGTCCGCCGAGCCCTACACCCGGAGGGCCCTGGTGACCGAGGTGGCCGCCGGCCTGctgtccctcctgcccaccctgccctgcgGCTGGCAGCACCTGAAGCTCCTGGGCCAGACCTTCGTCACCGTGCCCCTGGGCCACTTGGTCGTCCTGAACGTCAGCGTCCCCTGCCTGCTGTACATGTACCTCCTGTACCTCTTCTTCCGCATGGCGCAGCTGCGGGGCTTCAAGGGCACCTACTGCTACCTGGTGCCCTACCTGGTCTGCTTCATGTGGTGTGAGCTGTCCGTGGTCATCCTGCTCGAGTCCACCGGCCTGGGGCTCGCCCGAGCCACCGTGGGCTACTTCCTCTTCCTGTTCGCGCTCCCCGTCCTGGTGGCCGGCCTGGTGCTCGTGGGCGTGCTGCAGCTTGCCCGCTGGTTCCTGTCGCTGGAGCTCACCAAGGTGGCCGTCACCGCGCTGCTGTGCAGCGTCCCCCTGCTGTTCCGCTGGTGGAGCAAGGCCAGCTTCTCGCCGGTGGCCATGGTCAAGTCCCTGACGCGGAGCTCCGTCGTCAAGCTCATCCTGGTGTGGATCACGGCCATCGTGCTCTTCTGCTGGCTGTACGTGTACCGCTCGGAGGGCATGAAGGTCTACAACTCCACGCTCACCTGGCAGCAGTACGGCTTCCTGTGCGGGCCCCGGGCCTGGAAGGAGACCAACATGGCCCGCACCCAGATCCTGTGCAGCCACCTGGAGGGCCACAGGGTCACGTGGACGGGCCGCTTCAAGTACGTGCGGGTGACGGAGATCGACAACAGCGCCGAGGCGGCCATCAACATGCTCCCGCTCTTCGTGGGCGACTGGATGCGCTGCCTGTACGGCGAGGCCTACCCGTCCTGCAGCCCCGGCAACGCCTCCACGGCCGCGGAGGAGCTGTGCCGCCTGAAGCTCCTGGCCAAGCACCCCTGCCACATCCGCAAGTTCGACCGCTACAAGTTCGAGATCACGGTGGGCATGCCCTACAGCGGCGCCAACGGCTCCCGTGGCCCAGAGGAGGACGACGTCACCAAGGACATCGTGCTGCGGGCCAGCGGCGAGTTCAAGGACGTGCTGCTCGGCCTGCGCCACGGCAGCCTCATCGAGTTCAGCACCGTCCTCGAGGGCCGCCTGGGCAGCAAGTGGCCCGTCTTCGAGCTCAAGGCCATCCGCTGCCTCAACTGCATGGCGCAGCTGTCCCCCGCCCGGCGCCACGTGAAGATCGAGCATGACTGGCGCAGCACCGTGCACGGCGCCGTCAAGTTCGCCTTCGACTTCTTCTTCTTCCCGTTCCTGTCGGCCGTGTGA